In Streptomyces nojiriensis, one genomic interval encodes:
- a CDS encoding TetR/AcrR family transcriptional regulator, with translation MSRAPASHGRTGRPPLTSRAQILVAARRLIDQDGWEKLTIRRLAAEAGIGATTLYHHIRNKEDLLLLLLNQHIEQIERPRLPGDPRERILTAATAMHDALAAWPWAAEVLSADGFVGLLDESAMWMVEAIAAGAADHGCTPEQTVDLFRSIWYYTVGEVLVRAHSARRRDEGRPFAYRDDLDPAQVPHLAAIGVRWAELAARDIYPRGLRTFVDGLLAQAGPRGTG, from the coding sequence ATGTCCCGAGCGCCCGCTTCGCACGGCCGCACCGGCCGCCCGCCCCTGACCTCCCGTGCGCAGATCCTGGTGGCCGCCCGCCGGCTCATCGACCAGGACGGCTGGGAGAAGCTGACGATCCGCCGGCTGGCCGCCGAGGCCGGCATCGGGGCGACGACCCTGTACCACCACATCCGGAACAAGGAGGACCTGCTGCTCCTCCTGCTCAACCAGCACATCGAGCAGATCGAACGCCCCCGACTGCCCGGCGACCCGCGGGAGCGCATCCTCACGGCCGCCACCGCGATGCACGACGCCCTCGCGGCCTGGCCGTGGGCCGCGGAGGTCCTCTCGGCCGACGGTTTCGTCGGCCTCCTCGACGAATCGGCGATGTGGATGGTCGAAGCCATCGCGGCCGGCGCCGCCGACCACGGCTGCACCCCCGAACAGACCGTCGATCTCTTCCGCAGCATCTGGTACTACACCGTCGGCGAGGTCCTCGTCCGCGCCCACTCCGCCCGCCGGCGGGACGAAGGGCGGCCCTTCGCCTACCGCGACGACCTGGACCCGGCCCAGGTGCCCCACCTGGCCGCCATCGGCGTCCGATGGGCCGAGCTGGCCGCACGGGACATCTATCCCCGGGGACTCCGCACGTTCGTCGACGGGCTGCTCGCACAAGCCGGCCCCCGCGGCACCGGCTGA
- a CDS encoding MFS transporter, translated as MTSSSGARPGLTLAAVALVQFMVSLDLSVVNVGLPRIAAGLGFGAVGLTWVIHAYALTFGGLLLLGGKAADRYGRKRVLLLGLALFGLASLAGGFAREPGQLVAARAAQGIGAAALAPAALALLTGTFPTGRARIRAFGVWSAANAAGGALGVLIGGVLTEYADWRWVMFVNVPMAACALALACRGVAGGPPTARGGRPDVLGAVLVTAGMTLLVFGVVRTDRYAWTSPVTLTTLAVAAALLAAFVRVELTTAREPLVRLGLFANRSVAGANAFTLLIGAAMTASFYFVSLYLQQVLGTGPARTGLMFLPFALALVAGSLLAVKLGYRLAPRTLVVVGGLLAATGLAWFGLISPAGGFTTDVLGPALLTGGGFGLCLGPVVSLATAGVAPHESGAAAGLLNSSRQIGASLGLAALGAAAHHRTGGTATPGALNDGYAFGLTLGAALVVAAVLVALAVLRRTGPPSRAERTDAASDSASDSGAAAGRTVAGLLRPYYASFAAVVTLQVIGALAGLMPLLAVAELGRTLLAPGPVDHGHVRTVVIAGAAGLFLRLLFTAASSGIGHLVDGRVQLAFRRQLAARLGRVPIGWFSRRRTGELAKVVGEDVSAVHPFIAHTPGELVSAFVVPLVSLVYLFTIDWRLTLITLIPVVLAMALVPLMMTPARLREQEEFDAAMGRISSSVVEFVQGIAVVKAFGGSGRAHRRFLTAVDDFVGSFLRMVRGLAGIAAAMQVALSPPFVLLAVLIGGTALITTGGLTPADLLPFLLLGLGLTAPVAALGHGFDDVQAARRAVDRIREVLAVRSLPEPAHPVAPQGHRVELRDVRFGYEAGHEVLRGVSLVLEPGTTTALVGPSGSGKSTLVQLLPRFFDPTHGSVTLGGVDLRELGSRELYRTVSFVFQDVRLLRASVADNIALAVPHAGLDDVVRAARLANVHDRILELPRGYRSVIGEDAGLSGGEAQRIALARALLADTPVLVLDEATAFADPQTERAVRRALTTRGGDRTILVVAHRLETIADADTVVMLDDGAVVECGEPAALLAQRGRFAAFWQARRSATADRTEAHGGVPQGGKAR; from the coding sequence ATGACGAGTAGTTCGGGTGCCCGGCCGGGGCTGACGCTCGCCGCGGTGGCGCTCGTGCAGTTCATGGTGTCGCTGGACCTGTCGGTCGTGAACGTCGGACTCCCGCGGATCGCCGCCGGCCTCGGCTTCGGCGCCGTGGGCCTGACCTGGGTGATCCACGCCTACGCCCTCACCTTCGGCGGGCTGCTCCTGCTGGGCGGCAAGGCCGCCGACCGGTACGGCCGCAAGCGGGTCCTGCTGCTCGGGCTCGCCCTGTTCGGGCTCGCCTCCCTCGCGGGCGGCTTCGCACGGGAACCCGGCCAGCTCGTCGCCGCCCGCGCGGCACAGGGCATCGGGGCCGCCGCGCTGGCTCCGGCCGCACTGGCGCTGCTGACCGGGACGTTCCCGACGGGCAGGGCCCGCATCCGGGCCTTCGGCGTGTGGAGTGCGGCGAACGCGGCCGGCGGCGCCCTCGGCGTCCTGATCGGCGGCGTGCTCACCGAGTACGCCGACTGGCGGTGGGTCATGTTCGTGAACGTGCCGATGGCGGCGTGCGCGCTGGCCCTCGCCTGCCGCGGCGTCGCCGGGGGCCCGCCGACCGCTCGCGGCGGCCGTCCGGACGTACTCGGTGCCGTCCTGGTCACGGCGGGCATGACCCTGCTGGTGTTCGGCGTCGTCCGCACCGACCGGTACGCCTGGACCTCGCCGGTCACCCTGACGACCCTGGCGGTCGCCGCCGCGCTGCTCGCCGCGTTCGTCCGGGTCGAGCTGACCACCGCCCGCGAACCGCTGGTCCGGCTCGGCCTGTTCGCCAACCGCTCGGTCGCGGGCGCGAACGCCTTCACGCTCCTGATCGGCGCGGCCATGACCGCCTCCTTCTACTTCGTGTCCCTCTACCTCCAGCAAGTCCTCGGAACGGGGCCGGCGCGGACCGGGCTGATGTTCCTGCCGTTCGCCCTCGCACTGGTCGCCGGCTCCTTGCTCGCCGTCAAGCTCGGCTACCGCCTTGCGCCCCGCACGCTCGTGGTCGTCGGCGGACTCCTGGCCGCGACCGGGCTCGCCTGGTTCGGCCTGATCAGCCCCGCGGGCGGCTTCACCACCGATGTCCTCGGACCCGCGCTCCTCACCGGCGGCGGCTTCGGGCTCTGCCTCGGACCGGTCGTCTCCCTCGCCACCGCCGGCGTCGCGCCCCACGAGAGCGGCGCCGCCGCGGGTCTGCTCAACAGTTCGCGCCAGATCGGCGCCTCGCTCGGACTCGCCGCCCTCGGCGCCGCGGCGCACCACCGCACCGGCGGGACGGCCACACCCGGGGCCCTCAACGACGGATACGCGTTCGGGCTGACCCTCGGCGCCGCGCTCGTGGTCGCCGCGGTCCTCGTGGCCCTCGCCGTCCTGCGTCGCACCGGTCCACCGTCCCGGGCCGAGCGGACCGATGCCGCTTCCGACTCCGCATCCGATTCCGGTGCTGCGGCGGGACGGACCGTGGCGGGTCTGCTGCGCCCCTACTACGCGAGCTTCGCCGCCGTGGTGACCCTGCAGGTCATCGGCGCCCTGGCGGGTCTGATGCCGCTACTGGCGGTCGCCGAACTGGGGCGCACCCTGCTGGCGCCCGGCCCGGTCGACCACGGTCATGTCCGGACCGTCGTGATCGCGGGTGCGGCCGGACTGTTCCTCCGGCTGCTGTTCACGGCCGCGTCGTCAGGGATCGGGCACCTCGTCGACGGCCGGGTGCAACTGGCGTTCCGCCGACAACTGGCCGCGCGGCTGGGGCGCGTACCCATCGGATGGTTCTCCCGGCGCCGGACGGGCGAGCTGGCCAAGGTGGTCGGGGAGGACGTCAGCGCCGTGCACCCGTTCATCGCCCACACCCCCGGCGAACTCGTCTCCGCCTTCGTGGTGCCGCTGGTGTCCCTGGTCTACCTGTTCACCATCGACTGGCGGCTCACACTGATCACGCTGATACCGGTCGTCCTGGCCATGGCACTGGTCCCCCTGATGATGACCCCGGCCCGGCTGCGCGAGCAGGAGGAGTTCGACGCGGCCATGGGGCGGATCTCGAGTTCCGTCGTCGAGTTCGTCCAGGGCATCGCGGTGGTCAAGGCGTTCGGCGGATCCGGGCGCGCCCACCGCAGGTTCCTCACGGCGGTGGACGATTTCGTCGGCAGCTTCCTGCGGATGGTGCGCGGTCTCGCCGGGATCGCCGCCGCGATGCAGGTGGCCCTGTCGCCGCCGTTCGTGCTGTTGGCCGTCCTGATCGGCGGTACGGCCCTGATCACCACCGGTGGCCTGACCCCGGCCGACCTGCTGCCCTTCCTGCTGCTCGGACTGGGCCTGACCGCTCCCGTGGCGGCCCTCGGCCACGGGTTCGACGACGTACAGGCCGCCCGGCGCGCGGTCGACCGGATCCGGGAGGTGCTCGCGGTGCGGTCGCTGCCGGAGCCCGCGCACCCGGTCGCACCACAGGGTCACCGGGTGGAACTGCGTGACGTCCGCTTCGGCTACGAAGCCGGTCACGAGGTCCTGCGCGGGGTGAGCCTGGTGCTCGAACCGGGTACGACCACCGCGCTGGTCGGGCCGTCGGGAAGCGGGAAGTCCACGCTGGTCCAGCTGTTGCCGCGCTTCTTCGACCCGACCCACGGCTCGGTCACCCTCGGCGGTGTCGATCTGCGCGAGCTCGGCAGCCGGGAGCTCTACCGGACGGTCTCCTTCGTCTTCCAGGACGTCCGGCTGCTGCGCGCGTCGGTCGCCGACAACATCGCGCTGGCGGTACCGCACGCCGGCCTCGACGACGTGGTGCGCGCCGCCCGGCTGGCGAACGTCCACGATCGGATTCTCGAACTGCCCCGCGGATACCGGTCGGTGATCGGTGAGGACGCCGGCCTGTCGGGGGGCGAGGCGCAGCGGATCGCGCTCGCACGCGCACTGCTCGCCGACACACCGGTTCTCGTGCTCGACGAGGCGACCGCTTTCGCGGACCCGCAGACCGAACGGGCGGTGCGCCGGGCACTGACGACGCGCGGGGGTGACCGGACGATCCTGGTCGTCGCCCATCGCCTGGAGACGATCGCCGACGCCGACACCGTCGTGATGCTGGACGACGGGGCGGTCGTCGAATGCGGCGAACCGGCCGCACTGCTGGCACAGCGGGGAAGATTCGCGGCGTTCTGGCAAGCCCGACGGTCGGCGACCGCCGACCGGACCGAAGCCCACGGTGGCGTACCGCAAGGAGGCAAGGCCCGATGA
- a CDS encoding ABC transporter ATP-binding protein has translation MIRMLLRVLGHEYARPVRRTVALMTATALVEGLSYALLVPVLRALFGSAPQDAWPWLIAFGGAVSVYAVLRHVSDRSGFHTGSTLLRGTYHRLGDHLARLPIGWYDAGRLGEVSVLAGRGVLQAMSVIAHLLAPFISACVTPLTIVAVMLAFNWQMGLTALAAVPILAAIQIRTGRSTAAADAERHGRDHEATGRVVEYLQAQPVLRAGGRTVERFRALDDSLREVRRASRRSALKALPGVVGLALAVQTVFTVVLALGACLALGGSVGAAEVLAILVLAARCADPLLSLSDIGGRLRGARYELARLDTVLRTEPLPEPAEPVQPVRHDLEFESVTFRHGDRTVIGGTSLSVPEGQRLAVVGPSGAGKSTLLHLLARFYDVDAGAVRVGGVDVRAIDTEVLMAQFAIVFQDVYLFDGTIEENVRLGRPDADEAEVRAAATAARLDEVIERLPAGWATNVGEGGARLSGGERQRVSIARALLKNAPVVLLDEVTSALDPVNEAAVHEGIEHLMAGRTVVMVAHRMRTVRRADRVVFLADGRIVEDGSHDALLRLGGRYADFCNASLAPAGSE, from the coding sequence ATGATCCGCATGCTGCTGCGCGTGCTGGGGCACGAATACGCCCGGCCGGTGCGTCGCACCGTGGCCCTGATGACGGCGACCGCCCTCGTCGAGGGTCTGTCCTACGCACTGCTGGTCCCCGTGCTGCGGGCGCTGTTCGGGAGCGCACCCCAAGACGCCTGGCCCTGGCTGATCGCGTTCGGGGGCGCGGTCTCGGTCTACGCGGTGCTGCGTCACGTCAGCGACCGGTCCGGTTTCCATACCGGGTCCACGCTGTTGCGCGGTACGTACCACCGTCTCGGCGACCATCTGGCCCGGCTGCCGATCGGGTGGTACGACGCGGGCCGCCTCGGGGAGGTGTCCGTCCTGGCCGGCCGCGGGGTCCTCCAGGCGATGAGCGTGATCGCGCATCTGCTGGCACCGTTCATCTCCGCCTGCGTGACCCCGTTGACGATCGTCGCCGTCATGCTCGCCTTCAACTGGCAGATGGGGCTGACCGCGCTGGCCGCCGTACCGATCCTGGCGGCGATCCAGATCCGGACGGGACGCTCGACGGCCGCCGCGGACGCCGAGCGCCACGGACGCGACCACGAAGCCACCGGACGGGTCGTCGAGTACCTGCAGGCCCAGCCGGTGTTGCGGGCGGGCGGCCGGACCGTGGAACGCTTCCGGGCCCTCGACGACTCGTTGCGGGAAGTCCGGCGCGCCTCCCGCCGCAGCGCGCTGAAGGCGCTGCCCGGCGTGGTCGGGCTGGCACTCGCGGTGCAGACGGTGTTCACCGTCGTGCTGGCCCTGGGCGCCTGCCTCGCGCTCGGCGGGAGCGTCGGTGCGGCGGAGGTCCTGGCGATCCTGGTCCTGGCCGCCCGCTGCGCGGATCCGCTGCTGTCGCTGTCGGACATCGGCGGCCGGCTCCGTGGCGCACGCTACGAACTCGCGCGGCTCGACACGGTATTGCGTACCGAGCCGCTGCCGGAACCGGCCGAACCGGTCCAGCCGGTGCGCCACGACCTGGAGTTCGAGTCCGTCACCTTCCGGCACGGCGACCGCACCGTGATCGGCGGCACCTCGTTGTCCGTGCCGGAGGGACAGCGGCTCGCCGTCGTCGGGCCGTCGGGCGCGGGCAAGAGCACGTTGCTGCACCTGCTCGCGCGGTTCTACGACGTGGACGCCGGCGCGGTGCGCGTGGGAGGTGTGGACGTGCGCGCGATCGACACGGAGGTACTGATGGCGCAGTTCGCCATCGTCTTCCAGGACGTCTACCTCTTCGACGGCACGATCGAGGAGAACGTGCGCCTCGGCCGCCCCGACGCCGACGAGGCCGAGGTGCGGGCGGCAGCCACCGCGGCGCGCCTGGACGAGGTGATCGAGCGGCTGCCCGCCGGATGGGCGACGAACGTCGGCGAGGGCGGCGCGCGGCTGTCGGGCGGTGAACGCCAGCGCGTCTCGATCGCACGAGCACTGCTGAAGAACGCGCCCGTCGTGCTGCTGGACGAGGTGACCTCGGCGCTGGACCCGGTGAACGAGGCGGCCGTCCACGAGGGCATCGAGCACCTGATGGCCGGCCGGACGGTGGTGATGGTGGCACACCGGATGCGGACCGTCCGACGGGCCGACCGCGTCGTCTTCCTGGCCGACGGCCGGATCGTGGAGGACGGCAGCCATGACGCACTCCTGCGCCTCGGAGGCCGTTACGCCGATTTCTGTAATGCCTCGCTCGCACCGGCCGGGAGTGAATGA
- a CDS encoding SpoIID/LytB domain-containing protein, whose amino-acid sequence MSVIRGLRLTLSGVTAMAALSVAMAGPAAASPLPNKTGQPQPVSGQVAPSALLSTPRVAAAPAATGNCGGYSSDSTPPSSIRVLRYAQHTSVGAPVPGTEIGVVNVPFQEYVKDVLPSEWVTSWQSASLQAGAMAVKTYAWYWVNNWRGGSYNGSCYNVDDSINYQRYIPGSSTAVTNSAVQSTWNSVMTKNGSVFQASYQATLTGSPSEVCGTGLSRYPNTLSQWGSQNCALAGHSWQSIVGAYYPGLSIGGSAGAAKSPVSMDAGATHVAFIDGSGSVANDWVSNGAWQGPSGLGGKARADSPVVLNASADHAFFIDADGNVMNDWVSNGAWQGPSAIGGKARPGSPIATNAAGTLVAFVDTNGNLVNDWVSNRAWQGPSGLGGQPRGDSPLAFNAAGDHIFFIDGSGSVANDWVSNGAWQGPSGVGGTARAGSGLATDAAGTHVAFVDTNGNLANDWVSNGAWQGPSGLGGQPRGDSPLAFNAAGDHIFFIDGSGSVANDWVSNGAWQGPSGIGGTARAGSGLATDAAGTHVAFVDTNGNLANDWVSNGAWQGPSGLGGTSR is encoded by the coding sequence TTGTCTGTCATCCGTGGTCTACGTCTGACCCTCAGTGGTGTCACGGCGATGGCGGCCCTGAGCGTCGCCATGGCGGGCCCGGCAGCCGCGTCCCCGCTGCCGAACAAGACGGGCCAGCCGCAGCCGGTCAGCGGCCAGGTCGCACCGTCCGCCCTCCTGTCCACTCCCCGGGTCGCCGCGGCCCCGGCAGCGACCGGCAACTGCGGCGGCTACTCGTCCGACTCGACCCCGCCTTCCAGCATCCGGGTGCTGCGATACGCGCAGCACACCAGTGTCGGCGCGCCGGTGCCCGGTACCGAGATCGGCGTGGTCAACGTGCCGTTCCAGGAGTACGTCAAGGACGTCCTGCCCAGCGAGTGGGTCACCTCCTGGCAGTCCGCCTCGCTGCAGGCGGGTGCGATGGCGGTGAAGACCTACGCGTGGTACTGGGTCAACAACTGGCGTGGCGGGTCGTACAACGGATCCTGCTACAACGTCGACGACTCGATCAACTATCAGCGTTACATACCCGGGAGCTCCACCGCCGTCACCAATTCGGCCGTGCAGTCGACCTGGAACTCGGTCATGACCAAGAACGGCTCGGTGTTCCAAGCGTCGTACCAGGCGACGCTCACCGGAAGCCCGTCCGAGGTCTGCGGCACCGGCCTGTCCAGGTACCCGAACACGCTCAGCCAGTGGGGGTCGCAGAACTGCGCCCTCGCCGGCCACTCCTGGCAGTCGATCGTGGGCGCCTACTACCCCGGACTGTCGATCGGCGGGTCGGCCGGCGCCGCGAAGTCGCCGGTGTCGATGGATGCGGGTGCGACGCATGTGGCGTTCATCGACGGTAGCGGCAGTGTGGCGAATGACTGGGTGAGCAATGGTGCTTGGCAGGGTCCGTCGGGGCTTGGTGGTAAGGCTCGGGCGGATTCGCCGGTGGTGTTGAATGCGAGTGCTGATCATGCGTTCTTCATCGATGCCGATGGCAATGTGATGAACGACTGGGTGAGCAATGGTGCTTGGCAGGGTCCGTCGGCGATCGGTGGCAAGGCTCGGCCTGGTTCGCCGATCGCGACGAATGCGGCGGGCACGTTGGTGGCGTTCGTGGATACGAACGGGAATCTTGTCAATGACTGGGTGAGTAACCGTGCTTGGCAGGGTCCGTCGGGTCTGGGTGGTCAGCCGCGTGGGGATTCGCCGTTGGCTTTCAATGCGGCCGGTGACCACATTTTCTTCATCGACGGTAGCGGCAGTGTGGCGAATGACTGGGTGAGCAATGGTGCCTGGCAGGGTCCGTCGGGGGTCGGCGGTACGGCGCGGGCCGGTTCGGGTCTCGCGACTGATGCGGCGGGTACGCATGTGGCGTTCGTCGACACGAACGGGAATCTTGCGAACGACTGGGTGAGTAACGGTGCTTGGCAGGGTCCGTCGGGTCTGGGTGGTCAGCCGCGTGGGGATTCGCCGTTGGCTTTCAATGCGGCCGGTGACCACATTTTCTTCATCGACGGTAGCGGCAGTGTGGCGAACGACTGGGTGAGCAATGGTGCTTGGCAGGGTCCGTCGGGGATCGGCGGTACGGCTCGGGCCGGTTCCGGTCTCGCCACGGACGCGGCCGGTACACATGTCGCGTTCGTGGACACCAACGGGAACCTCGCGAACGACTGGGTGAGCAACGGTGCTTGGCAGGGTCCGTCCGGCCTCGGCGGCACCAGCCGCTGA
- a CDS encoding DUF5933 domain-containing protein, translated as MLWAAVGVIGLGFLVALELAARRYGVPGPITVQTREVIFAPQSGTVLYASMALMMVVLTWRQRFIGLAAAIGIDLVFWLVRWVVGAEMMFGNGALLVTLAWAVIAVTRRTGRERLLLLKGVGLALLLVAGRKTGYTWLLITSKSRPMVLDQYVATADHALGNPSWVAGRIVEATGTVGFRVLEFVYIQLAVAAVAVALYQLRHVAALRRFPSHHLVRTFLVIGLLGPGIYMIFPVVGPIFAYGADGARWAVADLWPNTPTPVGAPGPMPFDEFTPRNCMPSLHTAWATAIFIHSRKAPRALRYAGTFWLIATLGATLGFGYHYGADIIAGVVFTVTIETALRSLARGWDRPGVLLTTYGTAVFVAYLASYRYLSLQLATYPWVFGPLLLLAMGSVIYGYVRITRTWEREAAAAEAVRVPQPRREQQPELV; from the coding sequence GTGCTGTGGGCCGCGGTGGGTGTGATCGGCCTCGGATTCCTCGTCGCACTGGAGCTGGCCGCGCGCCGGTACGGCGTACCGGGTCCGATCACCGTCCAGACCCGAGAAGTGATCTTCGCCCCCCAGTCGGGGACGGTGCTGTACGCCAGCATGGCGTTGATGATGGTGGTGCTCACCTGGCGGCAGCGCTTCATCGGGCTCGCCGCCGCGATCGGCATCGACCTCGTCTTCTGGCTCGTGCGGTGGGTGGTCGGCGCCGAGATGATGTTCGGCAACGGCGCATTGCTGGTGACCTTGGCCTGGGCCGTCATCGCCGTCACGCGTCGCACCGGCCGGGAACGCCTCCTGCTGCTGAAGGGCGTCGGACTGGCCCTGCTGCTGGTGGCCGGCCGTAAGACCGGCTACACCTGGCTGCTGATCACCTCGAAGTCCCGCCCGATGGTGCTCGACCAGTACGTGGCGACCGCCGATCACGCGCTGGGCAACCCGTCGTGGGTGGCGGGCCGGATCGTCGAGGCCACCGGCACGGTCGGCTTCCGCGTCCTCGAATTCGTCTACATCCAGCTCGCGGTCGCCGCGGTCGCCGTCGCGCTCTACCAGCTGCGGCACGTGGCGGCCCTGCGCCGCTTCCCGAGCCACCACCTGGTGCGCACCTTCCTGGTCATCGGCCTGCTCGGGCCGGGCATCTACATGATCTTCCCGGTGGTCGGGCCGATCTTCGCCTACGGCGCCGACGGCGCGCGGTGGGCGGTGGCCGACCTGTGGCCGAACACGCCGACGCCGGTCGGCGCCCCCGGCCCGATGCCCTTCGACGAGTTCACCCCGCGCAACTGCATGCCCAGCCTGCATACCGCGTGGGCCACCGCGATCTTCATCCATTCCCGCAAGGCCCCGCGGGCGCTGCGCTACGCGGGCACGTTCTGGCTGATCGCCACGCTCGGCGCCACCCTGGGCTTCGGCTACCACTACGGCGCGGACATCATCGCCGGCGTGGTGTTCACGGTCACGATCGAGACGGCGCTGCGCTCGCTCGCCCGCGGCTGGGACCGGCCCGGCGTCCTGCTGACCACCTACGGCACCGCGGTGTTCGTCGCGTACCTCGCCTCGTACCGCTATCTGTCGCTGCAGCTGGCGACGTACCCGTGGGTGTTCGGGCCGCTGCTCCTCCTCGCGATGGGCTCGGTGATCTACGGCTACGTACGGATCACCAGGACGTGGGAACGGGAGGCCGCGGCGGCGGAGGCCGTGCGGGTGCCCCAGCCGCGACGCGAACAGCAGCCCGAACTGGTGTGA
- a CDS encoding agmatine deiminase family protein yields MSFTPPTRRSVLRTFAGIGAAVFGAAACGPAESGTRPGAAGSSQPAADGKRRFGAEWESHTRTFMSWPALASVWERDLPYVREDIARIARAVGGYEEVVMMARPDQADAAQKAVGSQVEVIPLAVDDLWARDTVPVFVEESAKVVGVDFNFNGWGNKQEHTNDAQVGRLLLQKYQIPRVQAPLVAEGGSFETDGEGTLMVTESSIVNDNRNKGKSRDTIEAELKQTLGVQKVIWLAGVRGEDITDAHVDSLVRFTAPGVVLLDRAHPSTPPDSWSRSADQAKSVLSKETDARGRRFEVIDLPQPDLNRITGEGDDFVSTYANFYVANDSVFMPQFGDRKADDRARGILREHFPKRDVVMVKIDTIASGGGGIHCSTHDQPGKPAA; encoded by the coding sequence GTGTCGTTCACTCCCCCCACCCGCCGGTCCGTCCTGCGTACCTTCGCCGGGATCGGCGCCGCCGTCTTCGGCGCGGCGGCCTGCGGTCCCGCCGAGTCCGGTACGCGGCCCGGCGCCGCCGGTTCCTCCCAGCCCGCCGCGGACGGAAAGCGCCGGTTCGGCGCCGAGTGGGAGAGCCACACCCGCACCTTCATGTCCTGGCCGGCCCTCGCCTCCGTCTGGGAGCGGGACCTGCCCTACGTGCGCGAGGACATCGCGCGGATCGCCCGGGCCGTCGGCGGCTACGAGGAAGTGGTCATGATGGCCCGGCCCGACCAGGCGGACGCGGCCCAGAAGGCCGTCGGCTCCCAGGTCGAGGTGATCCCCCTGGCCGTCGACGACCTGTGGGCCCGCGACACCGTCCCCGTGTTCGTCGAGGAGAGCGCCAAGGTCGTCGGCGTCGACTTCAACTTCAACGGCTGGGGCAACAAGCAGGAGCACACCAATGACGCCCAAGTCGGGCGCCTGCTGCTGCAGAAGTACCAGATCCCCAGGGTCCAGGCCCCGCTCGTCGCCGAGGGCGGTTCCTTCGAGACCGACGGCGAGGGCACCCTGATGGTCACCGAGAGCTCGATCGTCAACGACAACCGCAACAAGGGGAAGTCCCGGGACACCATCGAGGCCGAGCTCAAGCAGACCCTGGGCGTCCAGAAGGTGATCTGGCTGGCCGGCGTGCGCGGCGAGGACATCACCGACGCGCACGTGGACAGCCTCGTACGCTTCACCGCCCCCGGTGTGGTCCTGCTGGACCGCGCCCACCCCAGCACCCCGCCGGACTCCTGGTCGCGCTCCGCCGACCAGGCGAAGTCCGTCCTGTCGAAGGAGACGGACGCCCGCGGCCGCCGTTTCGAGGTCATCGACCTGCCGCAGCCCGACCTGAACCGGATCACGGGCGAGGGAGACGACTTCGTCTCCACCTACGCCAACTTCTACGTCGCCAACGACTCGGTGTTCATGCCCCAGTTCGGGGACCGCAAGGCGGACGACCGCGCCCGCGGCATCCTGCGGGAGCACTTCCCCAAGCGGGACGTCGTCATGGTGAAGATCGACACCATCGCCTCGGGCGGCGGCGGCATCCACTGCTCGACCCACGACCAGCCCGGCAAGCCCGCCGCCTGA
- a CDS encoding GNAT family N-acetyltransferase — MEQAKAPAAVEPAVLVGERVRLEPLELRHHDGLCAAVRDGSLWELAVTLVPHPDDVRGFIEEAVAARAEGTQIPYATVDAATGQVLGSTRLMVINTAQRRLEIGWTFLAESRQRTGVNTEAKLLMLTHAFEALGMNRVELLTDVRNTKSRAAIAGLGATHEGVLRHHMVMRDGWIRDTAVYSITRPEWPEVKRALEARRAGHPAARSGG; from the coding sequence ATGGAACAGGCGAAGGCGCCGGCAGCGGTGGAGCCGGCGGTACTCGTGGGGGAGCGGGTCCGGCTGGAGCCGCTGGAGCTTCGGCACCACGACGGGCTGTGCGCGGCGGTGCGCGACGGCAGCCTGTGGGAGCTCGCCGTGACGCTCGTACCGCACCCGGACGACGTCCGCGGTTTCATCGAAGAGGCGGTGGCGGCCCGGGCCGAGGGCACGCAGATCCCGTACGCGACCGTGGACGCGGCGACGGGGCAGGTCCTCGGCTCGACCCGGCTGATGGTGATCAACACCGCGCAGCGGCGGCTGGAGATCGGCTGGACCTTCCTCGCGGAGTCCCGTCAGCGGACCGGTGTGAACACCGAGGCGAAGCTGCTGATGCTGACGCATGCCTTCGAGGCGCTGGGGATGAACCGGGTCGAACTGCTGACGGACGTACGGAACACGAAGTCACGGGCGGCGATCGCCGGGCTGGGCGCGACGCACGAGGGCGTGTTGCGGCACCACATGGTGATGCGGGACGGCTGGATCCGCGACACGGCGGTGTACAGCATCACCCGGCCGGAATGGCCGGAGGTCAAGCGCGCGCTGGAAGCACGCCGGGCCGGCCACCCCGCGGCGCGATCCGGAGGGTGA